GCATCAGCAATATCTACATCACCATCTTGGTCTGAATCTAAGAAGGTATTAAGGACTGGGTTTCCACCACCACTATTACTACCACTTTGAATAAAATTGAGGACGATGGGGACTAAAGTTGGTAATAGACTTTGGACAGTATTAGGATCTAAGCCAGTTCTGCCAGCAACAGATTGAATTAAACTATCTAGCTGTCCTCCAGAAAAGATAGAAGACACAGCATCAGGATTATAACCTGTACCTGCGAATTGGTTGACTAATCCTTCTACTTGGCGATCGCCAGATTCTGAGCGCTGTTGCTGCAAGGAAGAACGGACGTGGTTACCTACAATTGATAAAGCTGAGTTGACTACAGAGGGATCGACACCATTATTACCACTGAGTTGTCCGACAGTGTTAATAATATTAGCCAATCCATCATTATTAGCTTGTTGGTCTGGATTACCTACAGCACTTAAAATTTGGTCAAAGAGTCCCATAGCTGATTAATTACTCCGTAAAACTTCTGCATAGTTGTCTATGCTGTTTACATTTAGTTTAATCCTAGCCCGTTCGTGGTTATTAGTCCACCACTGTAGCTCGATATATAATTCAGTCGGTTGAAATAGCCCTTAAAGTACTTAAGAGACACCGATACCCAGATTAGTCGGTGTACGCTAGAAGAAGCAAGTTATTCCTTTTTTCAAAATACTTAACATGGGACGTGGTTCCATACCTCCTTCACGGTTAGCACTCCTCATAGTCGGAATCGTTTCGATCTTGGGGATGATGCTGTGGCTAATTAATTCTTTATACCGCCTCTATATCCAAATCTCTTTTACGGCTCCATTTTTGGCGCATCTGCTCTTATTTTTGCTGATTGCTTTATTGGTACTAGCGATTTGGGCTTTTATTCATTATGTAGGGGTATTTAGTAGACCTTCAAGATCTCGCAGCACTTCTCGCCCATTACCAGAGATTCCGGCAGTGAAAACAGAAGCTGCTGAATCTAATTTGAAAGCTGTTCGCCGTCAGGTCGGTCAAATTCAAGATGAGGTGACGAAACGGGCTTTATTAGAGCGATCGCGCGAGATTGAAGTGAGTTTGGCGCGGGGTGAATTACTCGTAGTCATTTTTGGGACGGGTTCGGCGGGAAAAACTTCTTTAGTCAATGCCTTAATTGGACGGATGGTGGGTAAAGTTGGCGCGCCGATGGGAACGACGGAGGTAGGAGAAACCTATAGCCTGAAATTGAAGGGAGTCCCTCGCGAAATCGTGATTACTGATACCCCAGGAATTTTAGAAGCCGGAATTGCTGGCACAAAACGGGAACAATTAGCCCGTCAATTAGCCACAGAAGCTGATTTATTAGTGTTTGTGGTAGATAACGATTTGCGTCAGTCTGAATATATTCCTTTGGAAAGTTTAGCTCAAATTGGCAAGCGATCGCTCTTAGTTTTTAATAAAATCGATCTTTATACCGAAGTAGATCGAGATCTGGTGTTAAATCGGTTGAAAAAGCAAGTCAAAGGTTTTATCACTTCATCTGATGTCGTGGCGATCGCCGCTAACCCCCAACCAGTTACTCTAGAATCTGGGGAACCCTACCAACCAGAACCGGATATCATGCCCTTAATTAGAAGGTTAGCGGTGGTTTTGCGGGCTGAAGGGGAAGATTTAATCGCAGATAACATCCTATTGCAGTCTCAAAGGCTAGGAGAAGAGGCTAGGAGGCTGCTAGACACGCAAAGGCGCAGGCAATCGGAAAAGGTGGTGGAACGATTCCAATGGATTGGTGCAGGGGTAATAGCAGTCACTCCGTTACCTGTGATCGATCTATTAGCGACAGCAGCAGTTAATGCTCAGATGGTGGTAGAAATTGGTAAAATCTACGGCTGTGAGTTAAATATGGAACGTGGAAGAGAGTTAGCCCTCTCTTTAGGGAAAACTCTCGCTAGTTTGGGAATTGTTAAGGGCGCAACTGAATTAGTCGCAACAGCCTTACAGTTTCACGTAGCCACATACTTAGCTGGGAAAGCAATTCAAGGGGTGACAGCCGCTTATTTGACTCGGATTGCGGGGAAAAGCTTTATCGAGTATTTCCGTCACAATCAAGATTGGGGTGATGGAGGGATTACAGAAGTAGTTCAGCAACAGTTTCAACTCAATCGCAAAGATGAATTTATCAAACTATTTGTCCAGCAAGCTATCGCTAAAGTTGTTAAACCTTTAGAAGCCGAATTTGAAGGAGAAGATACACCAGAACCTACTAAAAGATTAAGCGATCGCCCTGTCCCCAAAAAGAGAATTAAAGACGATTATTTAGGTTGATTTCTGCTACTACTCGATCCCAGAGAGTTGTACGAGCATTTAATGAGATGTGAGCCGCTTTTTCAGCTTCTTTCCACTTAGAAGTTTCTTCACCACAGAGTTCTTTGAGCATTTGAGATGCCATCGGACTGTGCTGTTCTTCTTTAATTGAATTATAAACTTCATGTTCAATTAGCTGTTCCCGAAGCGGA
This DNA window, taken from Merismopedia glauca CCAP 1448/3, encodes the following:
- a CDS encoding DUF3050 domain-containing protein; its protein translation is MTNSTLFTLENLQKSLFPLREQLIEHEVYNSIKEEQHSPMASQMLKELCGEETSKWKEAEKAAHISLNARTTLWDRVVAEINLNNRL
- a CDS encoding YcjF family protein codes for the protein MGRGSIPPSRLALLIVGIVSILGMMLWLINSLYRLYIQISFTAPFLAHLLLFLLIALLVLAIWAFIHYVGVFSRPSRSRSTSRPLPEIPAVKTEAAESNLKAVRRQVGQIQDEVTKRALLERSREIEVSLARGELLVVIFGTGSAGKTSLVNALIGRMVGKVGAPMGTTEVGETYSLKLKGVPREIVITDTPGILEAGIAGTKREQLARQLATEADLLVFVVDNDLRQSEYIPLESLAQIGKRSLLVFNKIDLYTEVDRDLVLNRLKKQVKGFITSSDVVAIAANPQPVTLESGEPYQPEPDIMPLIRRLAVVLRAEGEDLIADNILLQSQRLGEEARRLLDTQRRRQSEKVVERFQWIGAGVIAVTPLPVIDLLATAAVNAQMVVEIGKIYGCELNMERGRELALSLGKTLASLGIVKGATELVATALQFHVATYLAGKAIQGVTAAYLTRIAGKSFIEYFRHNQDWGDGGITEVVQQQFQLNRKDEFIKLFVQQAIAKVVKPLEAEFEGEDTPEPTKRLSDRPVPKKRIKDDYLG
- a CDS encoding DUF937 domain-containing protein, whose amino-acid sequence is MGLFDQILSAVGNPDQQANNDGLANIINTVGQLSGNNGVDPSVVNSALSIVGNHVRSSLQQQRSESGDRQVEGLVNQFAGTGYNPDAVSSIFSGGQLDSLIQSVAGRTGLDPNTVQSLLPTLVPIVLNFIQSGSNSGGGNPVLNTFLDSDQDGDVDIADALGMAGRYLGR